The Cryomorphaceae bacterium genomic interval AATCTATTTTGACACTAGTTGTTGTATGCATTCTTAACATAAGCTGTAAGAAAGAAAAAAGTAGAATTTGTGAACTTTACAGTAATGATGTTGAATACACAATTGGTACAGTTCAATCTATTACTTCTTCTGCATTCAAGGCAACGTACAATTACGATTACTCTGTACTCGGAATAAACTTTAAGGGAAAAATGAAGGCATACGGAATAGGTCAAGGAAATGAAAGGTTTATAGGCAAGCAGTTTGTTGTAATCTACGAAATAGGGAACGAATCAAATAGTGATTTGAATACAAATTATCTGATTGAATCAGAACAAGATTTTGAAGACTTCAAATCTGAATTTTCTTCAGGACCACCACCTCCTAACTTCCCTAATAATTGTAAATAAATGGCAGACACATTCGAATAGGCCGTCCCGCCAGCCATAGCTATGAGGGAGCGCACTTCGGCAGGCTCAGCAACCACCTCTCACACCACTCCCGAAATACTTCGGGATACGGTTCTCCCTGAAACCAGTTCGGGGCAGGCAGTATACGGCGGTTCCCTTAGGCTGCGCTCAGGATAAACTCCAAGTGATGGGTTGAGCATTTTGTACATATCTACTAAAGCGATATACCCTCTTTTACGCAGACGTTGAAGCTCATGTGGAAAGTTAACGCCGAAAATCATTAACTTTGGTGAAGAATGACATGAAAGAATTGAACAATCATATTAAACAAATCAATGAAGCCTGTTCGATGAATCAGGTGAAACGATTATTTGCTTTTGGCTCTGTTACTCGAAATGAGCTAAAAGCCGAAAGCGATATTGACTTCGTGGTTGAAATCAATGACAGCGACCCTATTTCATACACCGACCACTACTTTGCCTTAAAGGAAAAACTTGAGCAGCTCTTAAAGCGACCCATTGATTTACTCGAAGAAAAAGCTATTCGAAATCCCTTTTTGAGAAGTGAGATTGACAAGACCAAGGTGATGATATATGGGGAGTGAAATCAATACCTGGTTGTCGGACATAAAAGTAGCTATCCGTGAAATCAATTCATTTCTTCCTGAGGAAAGAGATTTCAAGAAATTTCAAAGTGACTTAAAAACAAAGCGTGCCATAGAAAGAAACATCGAAATAATCGGTGAAGCCGTCAACCGAATCTTGCAGCTAAATTCAGAAGTATCCATTTCCAGTGCTCGAAAAATAGTCGATACAAGGAACAGAATTATTCATGGATATGATTCTGTCTCAGAAGAAATAATCTGGGC includes:
- a CDS encoding DUF86 domain-containing protein, producing MGSEINTWLSDIKVAIREINSFLPEERDFKKFQSDLKTKRAIERNIEIIGEAVNRILQLNSEVSISSARKIVDTRNRIIHGYDSVSEEIIWAIVIRDLPHLESEIDSLLKEK